The following are from one region of the Candidatus Binataceae bacterium genome:
- a CDS encoding DUF169 domain-containing protein codes for MADANYDWNVLVDDLNRLLRLRTTPIGMKLFATVEEMEAIPKIRRPKSIHTTDQIVAQAARLGWTVGITAKDLVGAQCAAVIGLHPRDEEWLSGKGMAGVWYETIKDSSAHQDAMDLAPYGLHTAMAVSPLVSGRLNPPDICLIYATPGQMIILINGLQWSGYRKFNWSVVGESSCADSWGRALKTGEPSLSIPCFAERRYGGVLDDELLMAMPPSYLSKTIEGMKRLAANGLRYPIPQYGVQSDARAGLAVSYGSRDKA; via the coding sequence ATGGCTGACGCGAATTATGATTGGAACGTGCTGGTCGATGATCTGAACCGCCTGCTGCGCCTGCGCACGACGCCGATTGGGATGAAGCTGTTTGCGACGGTCGAGGAGATGGAGGCCATCCCGAAGATTCGCCGCCCCAAATCGATTCACACGACCGACCAGATTGTTGCGCAGGCAGCGCGCCTCGGATGGACGGTCGGCATCACCGCGAAAGACCTCGTTGGGGCCCAATGCGCCGCAGTGATCGGACTTCATCCGCGCGACGAGGAATGGCTCTCCGGCAAAGGCATGGCCGGCGTGTGGTACGAAACGATCAAGGACTCTTCCGCGCATCAGGATGCAATGGATCTCGCACCTTACGGGCTCCACACCGCGATGGCGGTGTCGCCGCTCGTGTCAGGACGGCTCAATCCGCCCGACATCTGCCTCATCTACGCGACGCCGGGACAAATGATCATTTTGATCAACGGATTGCAGTGGTCGGGCTATCGCAAGTTCAACTGGAGCGTGGTTGGAGAATCGTCGTGCGCCGATTCATGGGGACGCGCGCTCAAGACTGGAGAGCCGAGCCTCTCGATTCCGTGCTTCGCCGAGCGCAGGTACGGCGGCGTGCTCGACGACGAACTCTTGATGGCGATGCCGCCGAGCTACCTCTCCAAAACCATCGAAGGCATGAAGCGCCTCGCCGCCAATGGCTTGCGCTATCCGATCCCGCAATACGGCGTCCAGTCCGACGCCCGCGCCGGGCTCGCGGTGTCGTACGGGTCGAGGGACAAAGCCTAG
- a CDS encoding helix-turn-helix domain-containing protein — MTQEQLGRLLGSSQSRIAKMEAADPSVSIDLMVRSLLRMGASRKDVASYIAAPARKRAT, encoded by the coding sequence ATGACCCAGGAGCAGCTCGGGCGGCTGCTCGGTTCAAGTCAGTCGCGGATCGCAAAGATGGAAGCGGCCGATCCATCGGTCAGTATCGATCTGATGGTTCGTTCGCTGCTCCGGATGGGGGCCAGCCGCAAGGATGTTGCTTCTTATATCGCTGCGCCCGCGCGAAAGCGTGCCACTTAA
- the purU gene encoding formyltetrahydrofolate deformylase, with protein sequence MAAGKAILLISCIDRPGIIARVSGHLYDLGCNIITSAQHADDQDGHFFWRIHFESLRLPIDQLAHELDTTMSGMLQWEKLHWRLYDVARRDRVVIMVSKLAHCMMDLLSRNRFGEFDGDIAGIVSNHPDLEELARPFGIPFSVIKVTKDNKATAEQALLEKLEELKADVVVLARYMQVLSGDLLRAWGKPIVNIHHSFLPAFAGARPYKQAHDRGVKLIGATAHYVTEDLDEGPIIAQATTEVSHRDTVADLTRKGRDLEVAVLARAVRAHLNRQVMTHHNRTIVFD encoded by the coding sequence GTGGCGGCAGGCAAGGCCATTCTCTTGATCTCGTGTATCGATCGCCCGGGTATCATCGCCCGCGTCTCCGGTCATCTGTATGACCTGGGATGCAACATTATCACGTCGGCCCAGCACGCCGACGATCAGGACGGTCACTTTTTCTGGCGCATCCATTTCGAGAGCCTCCGCCTGCCGATCGATCAACTCGCGCACGAGCTCGATACGACGATGTCCGGTATGCTGCAGTGGGAAAAATTGCATTGGCGCCTGTACGACGTGGCGCGGCGCGATCGCGTCGTGATCATGGTCTCGAAGCTCGCGCATTGCATGATGGATCTGCTGAGCCGCAATCGCTTCGGCGAGTTCGACGGCGACATCGCCGGTATCGTCAGCAATCATCCCGATCTCGAAGAGCTCGCGCGGCCGTTCGGGATCCCGTTCTCGGTCATCAAGGTCACCAAGGATAACAAGGCCACCGCCGAGCAGGCGCTGCTCGAAAAACTCGAGGAACTAAAGGCCGACGTCGTCGTGCTCGCGCGTTACATGCAGGTGCTCTCGGGCGATCTGCTGCGCGCGTGGGGTAAGCCGATCGTGAATATCCATCACAGCTTCCTGCCCGCGTTTGCCGGCGCGCGCCCCTACAAGCAGGCCCACGATCGCGGCGTGAAGCTGATCGGCGCGACCGCGCATTACGTGACCGAAGATCTCGACGAAGGCCCAATCATCGCGCAGGCCACGACGGAAGTATCGCATCGCGACACCGTCGCCGATTTGACGCGCAAAGGCCGCGACCTCGAAGTAGCAGTCCTCGCCCGCGCCGTGCGCGCCCATCTGAATCGCCAGGTGATGACCCATCACAACCGCACGATCGTGTTCGACTAG
- the rsmI gene encoding 16S rRNA (cytidine(1402)-2'-O)-methyltransferase produces MSAQVDKQTGRGAVLYVVATPLGNPGDLSPRAVETLADVELIACEDTRRTGSMLAAHQIRTPTISYYEHNEERRVPELIERMRGGAAIALVTDAGTPAISDPGYRLVRAAHEAAIRVVAIPGPSAAIAALSVAGLPTDRFVFEGFLPPRDSARRSRLKELATEPRTIVFYEAARRLSSTLEEMSAVFGPLRVAAVVREISKTYEEIARSSLDDLVRRFNENPPLGEVTLVVSGATDDVREEAGAVTLGMLLEAGLSLKQASSVIAKATGRSRREVYQEAIRSRGVEDTEEE; encoded by the coding sequence ATGAGTGCTCAAGTCGATAAACAGACGGGCCGCGGCGCCGTGCTTTACGTCGTTGCAACGCCGCTCGGAAATCCGGGTGATCTGTCGCCGCGCGCGGTCGAGACGCTTGCTGATGTCGAATTGATCGCATGCGAAGACACGCGTCGCACAGGGAGCATGCTCGCTGCGCACCAGATTCGAACGCCAACCATCAGTTATTACGAGCACAACGAAGAGCGGCGCGTGCCGGAATTGATCGAGCGGATGCGCGGCGGCGCGGCGATCGCGCTGGTCACCGATGCGGGCACGCCGGCGATCTCCGATCCTGGATATCGTCTCGTGCGTGCCGCTCATGAGGCCGCGATTCGTGTCGTCGCGATACCTGGGCCGTCGGCAGCGATCGCGGCGCTGTCGGTCGCAGGGCTTCCGACCGATCGATTCGTATTCGAAGGCTTCCTTCCGCCGCGCGACTCGGCGCGCCGCTCACGACTCAAGGAGTTGGCGACGGAGCCGCGCACTATCGTTTTCTATGAAGCAGCGCGGCGGCTCAGCTCGACGCTCGAAGAAATGAGCGCCGTGTTCGGACCCTTACGCGTCGCGGCCGTCGTGCGAGAGATATCGAAGACCTACGAAGAAATCGCGCGCAGCTCTTTGGACGACCTCGTGCGGCGCTTCAATGAAAATCCACCATTAGGCGAAGTGACCCTCGTTGTCTCAGGCGCGACCGACGACGTTCGTGAGGAAGCGGGTGCCGTTACGCTCGGGATGCTGCTTGAAGCGGGGCTGAGCCTGAAGCAGGCGAGCTCGGTTATCGCCAAGGCGACGGGCCGCAGCCGTCGCGAGGTTTACCAGGAGGCCATCCGCTCGCGCGGCGTCGAAGACACCGAAGAAGAGTAG
- the aroQ gene encoding type II 3-dehydroquinate dehydratase translates to MLVVHGPNLNLLGVREPEVYGRTTLDDIDRQLKAMGEELGLKVETFQSNSEGAIVDRIQAARGKSDILLINPGAYTHTSVAIRDAILGVGIPAIELHLSNVYKREPFRHHSTIADVAIGRIMGFGAESYYLALRAARTFLDAATKGSN, encoded by the coding sequence GTGCTGGTCGTACATGGCCCGAACCTGAATCTGTTGGGTGTACGTGAGCCGGAAGTCTACGGGCGGACGACGCTCGATGACATCGATCGGCAGCTCAAGGCGATGGGAGAGGAGCTCGGACTCAAGGTCGAGACATTTCAATCGAACAGCGAAGGCGCGATCGTCGATCGAATCCAGGCCGCGCGCGGCAAGAGTGATATTTTGCTAATAAATCCCGGTGCTTACACGCATACGAGCGTCGCAATCAGGGATGCGATCCTAGGTGTGGGGATTCCAGCAATCGAATTGCATCTCTCGAACGTCTATAAGCGTGAGCCCTTTCGCCATCACTCCACGATCGCTGATGTTGCAATAGGCAGAATTATGGGATTTGGTGCAGAGAGCTATTATCTCGCGCTTAGAGCAGCGCGGACATTTCTAGACGCTGCCACAAAGGGGAGTAATTGA
- the accB gene encoding acetyl-CoA carboxylase biotin carboxyl carrier protein, with protein METRDIKALLVLMRDYGLVELEIEDKKGKVRLVRGGADRAAPEEADGAGRISARAVSPVRPAPRARHLEAKTEDASAAGAIELGPNQKLIESPMVGTFYRSPSPDTAMFVEEGASVRKGQPLCIIEAMKMMNEIEAPAAGRIVRIIAENAQPVEYGQPLMILEVA; from the coding sequence ATGGAAACTCGCGATATCAAGGCCCTGCTGGTCCTCATGCGTGACTATGGGCTGGTTGAGCTCGAAATCGAGGATAAGAAGGGCAAGGTCAGGCTCGTGCGCGGCGGTGCTGATAGGGCCGCGCCCGAAGAAGCCGATGGAGCTGGAAGAATCAGCGCGCGAGCAGTCTCGCCGGTCCGTCCCGCGCCAAGAGCCAGGCACCTCGAAGCAAAGACCGAGGACGCCAGCGCGGCTGGCGCCATTGAGCTCGGACCCAATCAGAAATTGATCGAAAGCCCGATGGTCGGAACCTTCTACCGTTCGCCGTCACCCGACACCGCCATGTTCGTCGAGGAAGGGGCGTCGGTTCGCAAGGGGCAGCCGCTCTGCATCATCGAAGCGATGAAGATGATGAATGAGATCGAGGCGCCCGCGGCCGGCCGTATCGTGCGCATCATTGCGGAGAATGCTCAGCCGGTTGAGTACGGTCAGCCCCTGATGATTCTCGAAGTGGCCTGA
- the accC gene encoding acetyl-CoA carboxylase biotin carboxylase subunit has product MIKKLLVANRGTIAIRIIRACRELGIDTVAIYSTADKDALHVRMADESVCIGPPAAENSYLSIPSVLSAATTFGADAVHPGYGFLSENGDFAEACQRSGLTFVGPRARHIRLMGDKPRARRIMIRAGVPVLPGSDGKGVTELRDAQTDAKRLGYPVLIKAAAGGGGKGMRVVRDADELARMFPIAQGESEAAFGSKTMYLEKYLERARHVEFQIVADNQRNVIHLGERDCSIQRRHQKVIEESPCPVLTDRLRQKMGKAAVRAASVVGYSNVGTVEFLLAPDNEFYFIEMNTRIQVEHGVTEMVTGIDLVKESIRLAMGEGLSLKQKQLTFSGAAMEFRIYAEDPERHIPSPGVVSNHHSPGGLGVRVETALYDGYRVPVHYDPLVAKVIVHATTRKEVITRAKAALREYMIDGIKTNIPLHIKILHDPDFVRGDFATDFMRRYEKSAPVPNASENAQVVTSKAS; this is encoded by the coding sequence ATGATTAAGAAGCTGCTGGTCGCCAATCGCGGCACGATCGCAATCCGGATCATTCGCGCATGCCGCGAGTTGGGGATTGACACCGTCGCCATCTACTCGACTGCCGACAAAGACGCGTTGCACGTCAGGATGGCTGACGAGTCGGTTTGTATCGGCCCGCCCGCCGCAGAGAACAGCTATCTGAGTATCCCATCGGTGCTCAGCGCCGCGACGACGTTCGGCGCCGACGCGGTGCATCCGGGTTACGGCTTCCTGTCTGAGAATGGTGACTTCGCGGAAGCATGCCAGCGCTCGGGTCTGACCTTTGTTGGGCCGCGCGCGAGGCATATCCGTCTGATGGGCGACAAGCCGCGCGCCCGGCGCATCATGATTCGCGCCGGCGTTCCTGTACTGCCCGGCAGCGACGGCAAAGGCGTTACCGAACTGCGCGACGCTCAGACCGACGCCAAGCGCCTCGGCTATCCGGTTCTTATCAAGGCTGCGGCCGGCGGCGGCGGCAAAGGGATGCGCGTTGTGCGCGACGCGGACGAGCTCGCGCGGATGTTTCCGATCGCGCAGGGCGAATCGGAAGCGGCGTTCGGCTCGAAGACGATGTATCTCGAGAAGTACCTCGAGCGCGCGCGCCACGTTGAGTTTCAGATCGTTGCGGATAACCAGCGCAACGTGATCCATCTTGGCGAGCGCGACTGTTCGATACAGCGGCGCCATCAGAAAGTTATCGAGGAGTCGCCGTGCCCGGTCCTTACCGATCGGCTGCGGCAGAAGATGGGCAAGGCAGCCGTGCGTGCCGCTTCCGTCGTCGGCTATTCCAACGTCGGTACGGTCGAATTCCTGCTCGCGCCCGATAATGAGTTCTACTTCATCGAGATGAACACGCGGATCCAGGTCGAGCACGGCGTGACCGAGATGGTCACCGGCATCGACCTGGTCAAGGAAAGTATCCGGCTCGCCATGGGCGAGGGACTTTCGCTCAAGCAGAAGCAGCTGACCTTCAGCGGCGCGGCGATGGAGTTCCGCATCTACGCCGAGGATCCCGAGCGGCACATACCCTCACCGGGCGTGGTGTCGAACCATCATTCACCGGGCGGACTCGGTGTGCGAGTCGAAACGGCGCTCTACGACGGCTATCGCGTGCCGGTGCATTACGATCCGCTGGTCGCCAAAGTCATCGTGCACGCAACGACCCGCAAGGAAGTCATCACGCGCGCCAAGGCGGCGCTGCGCGAGTATATGATCGACGGGATCAAGACCAATATCCCGCTCCATATCAAGATCCTGCACGATCCGGATTTCGTGCGCGGCGACTTCGCGACCGATTTCATGCGCCGCTACGAGAAGTCGGCGCCGGTGCCGAACGCGTCGGAAAATGCGCAGGTCGTCACCAGCAAAGCCTCTTGA
- a CDS encoding DUF1573 domain-containing protein gives MAQLSENPLIPGGNDAPPGPRPKAVVLNPLYDFGSALEGKMVEHTFTLKNEGQGALEIRGTKTSCGCTVASPKQTHLAPGEETTIDVGFDTHFQKGHQVRTILAYTNDPANPTLSMTMQGNVKQQVTSSPPQLDFGDVRQGAGATKNVTIVDLLGGNPKFVMGPISNSNKDIKVEQVAGKPTELKVTMLPTMPAGGFDDTIKVTTNRVPLQIDIFGKVTGDLSLDPEQVSFGIVKSGQDAIRILKLSNQGGQSVKVLNITSSDPAVTAAAEPITPGKEYKITVLLRRGVPDGQLRGQLAIKTDDPKQNSIEVPFYAIVGAFKG, from the coding sequence TTGGCGCAGCTCAGTGAAAACCCTCTCATCCCCGGTGGCAACGACGCGCCTCCCGGGCCGCGGCCCAAGGCTGTCGTCTTGAATCCGCTCTACGACTTCGGCTCCGCGCTGGAAGGCAAGATGGTGGAGCACACGTTCACGCTCAAGAACGAAGGGCAGGGCGCGCTCGAAATCCGCGGCACGAAGACCTCCTGTGGATGCACCGTTGCCTCCCCCAAGCAGACCCATCTCGCACCGGGTGAGGAGACGACGATCGATGTCGGCTTCGACACGCATTTTCAGAAGGGTCACCAGGTCCGCACGATCCTCGCCTACACCAACGATCCTGCAAATCCGACCCTCTCGATGACGATGCAGGGCAACGTCAAGCAGCAGGTGACATCGTCGCCGCCGCAACTCGATTTCGGCGATGTGCGCCAGGGGGCGGGCGCGACCAAGAACGTGACGATAGTCGATCTGCTCGGTGGTAATCCAAAATTCGTGATGGGCCCGATCTCCAATTCGAACAAAGACATCAAGGTCGAGCAGGTTGCCGGCAAGCCGACGGAACTAAAAGTCACGATGCTGCCGACGATGCCGGCCGGCGGTTTCGACGACACGATCAAGGTGACAACGAATCGCGTGCCGCTTCAGATCGATATCTTCGGCAAGGTGACCGGTGATCTCAGCCTCGATCCGGAGCAGGTCTCGTTTGGCATCGTGAAGAGCGGTCAGGACGCGATCCGGATCCTGAAGTTAAGCAACCAGGGCGGGCAATCCGTGAAAGTGCTGAACATCACGAGCAGTGATCCCGCGGTAACCGCCGCCGCGGAGCCAATCACGCCCGGCAAGGAATACAAGATAACGGTGCTACTGCGGCGCGGCGTCCCCGATGGGCAGCTACGCGGCCAGTTGGCGATCAAGACGGACGATCCAAAACAGAACAGTATCGAAGTTCCGTTCTACGCAATCGTCGGCGCGTTCAAGGGGTAG